Genomic segment of Desulfovermiculus halophilus DSM 18834:
TCTTCGCAGTCTCCTTGCTGTTCGGATACATCATAGATGCCTTGCTCCAGGACATAAACAAGGAGCTCCGGGATTCGGAAGAAAAGTTTCGCTCCCTGGTCCAGTCCATTGAAGGCTACGTCTTTATGCTGGACAGGCAGGGGGTTGTGATTTCAGCAAATCGCGCCTTGTCCAGGCATATTGGACTTCCGGACAGCAAGATCATCGGCCGCCAGTACGACCGGATTCTTCCTCAGAGCTTAACGAATGATCTCAGGCCCAGCATCGATTCTGTGATGGCCTCGCAAACCCCTGCTCAGTTTGATTGGCATGACCCGGAATACGACCGATGGTATCTCACTTCCCTGCATCCGGTTTTCGACTCTTCGACCAAGGATCTCACAGCGGTTTCAGTTGTGGCCAAGGACACGACCAAGCGGGTCCATGCCGAGCAGGAGCTGCGCACTGCGTATGAGAGATTGCAAAAGACCCAGGAGCAGCTGATTCAAAAGAGCAAAATGGAGACCATGGGGCGGCTCTCCTCCGGCATAGCCCATCAGCTGCGCAATCCCCTGGAGATCATTCTGATGGGGACGGAGTTTGTTGAAAACCAGATGGATCAGGCGAATAAACAGCTGGTCCAGGGAGTGCAAAAGATAAAACAGGCCGTGTACCGGGCCAACAATATTGTTGAAGATTTTCTTCGCTTCTCCAAGTCCGCGAACTTCCAGCTGAGTTCCCTGTCCATATGCTCTCTGCTTCAGGAAACAGAGCAGATGATCGAGCACAAGCTGCGGCAGCACAATGTGCACTTTGAGCTTCACTGTCCGGATGGGAGCTTGGCTGTGCAGGCAAACCGCAACGCCCTGCAGCAGGTCTTCCTCAACCTGTTCACCAACGCCATTGAAGCCCAGGGGACAAACGGGCGGATATCGGTTGCTGTGGACGGGCAGCCCCGGGAAGAGGACCGGGCGCGAGAAAGAGGGGTGGAGAGCCCCACAAATCAATCATGGGTTGTGGTTGAGGTCGCGGACCAAGGACCTGGGATGGATGAAAAGCAGGTTTCCAATATATTCGAGCCGTTTTATTCAACCAAGCAGGGGGGGAATGGCTCGGGCCTGGGGCTGAGCATTGCCAAGATGATTATAGACACCCATCAGGGGAAAATCGAGGTCCAGAGCGAACCCCAGCAGGGAACACGCTTTCAGGTCTATCTGCAGCCGGCCTGAGGCAAGCGGTCTTGAAACCGCAGACATTCAGGGAATACGGAAGATCCGGAGACAAACCGTACAAGAGATTCTTCAGTCGCTGCGCTCCTTCAGAATGACAAGAGGGGGGCATCAGAATCATCCGGGGCGGACCGCCATTTTTCTGTTACTTATAGCTCCCACGCTCTGCGTGGGAGCCTTCCTGACCGCTCCCGCGGTCTCTTTCAGGACGCCGGAGCGTCCAAAAGAGTTCCCACGCAGAGCGTGGGAACGATAAAAGCGAAGAATCCCTAATCAAATATGGATAATAGGCCATCCCTTGTGGTTATATGAGAAAACGTGCTTACATGCCAATTTTTATCTACTGATCTGCAGGCCTGAATGGGGCCGTGATTGTGTGGTCGGTGTGGGGTGGAAGCAAAAACCGGCCGACGGGGAGTTGACTCTGAAAATGGAGCGGTTTGTATGCTGAAGATCTTGCTCATCGATGATGAAGAGGACTTTTGCTTCTTCATCAAAGGCAACTTGGAACAGAGCGGGCGATTCACGGTCTATACAGCTGACAACGGAGAGCTGGGGCTGGAAATGGCCAGGGAGTACAAGCCCGACCTGGTCCTTTTGGACCTGGTCATGCCGGATATGTCCGGGGATGAGGTTGCAGGGTGGTTTGAGCACGACCCGGACTTGAGCCATATACCGATCATCTTTCTGACCGCTATCGTGACCAAGGAGGAGACCGGAGACAGCAACTACAAGCAGATTGGAGGCCGCTACTTTGTAGCCAAGCCGATATCAACCAAGGATCTGATTGAGGCCATTGAAGATCGCCTGCAATGGCATACGGAATAGAGTGCCGAAAATATGTTTCAGGAACAAGGAGAGTGAGGAATTGGCTGAGATGGAACTCAATCCCAACGCACAGCTGGTGCTGACCAAACGATATCTGCGCAAGGGGGCCGATGGTGAGCCCATTGAAGGCATTGAGGATTTATTTGAACGGGTTGCCGGGAGCATCGCCAGGGAGGAGTCCAAGTACGAGAACTCGCCGTACAACGTCTCTGAGTTGACGACCCGGTTCTACGATCTGATGACCAGCTTTCGCTTTTTGCCCAACTCCCCGACCCTGATGAATGCAGGGACAGACCTGGGGCAGTTGGCTGCCTGCTTCGTCATTCCGGTGGAGGATTCCATGGACGGAATCTTCGATGCCATCAAGTACGCGGCCCTGATCCATAAGTCCGGCGGCGGGACGGGGTTTTCCTTCTCCCGTCTTCGGCCCCAAAAAAGCAGGGTAGGGTCCACCGGGGGGATCGCGTCCGGTCCGATTTCCTTTCTCAAGATCTTTAATACGGCCACGGAACAGGTCAAGCAGGGCGGAACCAGGCGGGGTGCGAACATGGGCATCCTGCGGGTGGATCATCCGGATATCCTGGAGTTCATCCGGGCCAAGGAACGGGAGGGGAAGCTGAACAACTTCAACCTGTCCGTGGCCTTGACCGAAAAGTTCATGCAGGCTGTGGACAAGGACGAAGAGTATCCGCTCATCGCTCCGCACACCGGGGAGGAAAAGGGGTCTCTGCGGGCCAGGGAAGTCTACCATCTCCTGGTCCAAAAGGCCTGGGAAAGCGGGGACCCGGGGATCATCTTCCTGGACCGCATCAACCGGGACAATCCCACCCCGCAGCTTGGAGAGATTGAGGCCACCAATCCCTGTGTTCCAGCCGATACCTTTGTTCAGACCAGTCAAGGTCCCAGGCAGGTACAGGATCTGCTTGGAGGCCAAGTGCGGCTGCAGGTCAATGGCCGGGAGCATGTATCCACCGAGCACGGATTTTTTCATACTGGCCGGAAAAGGATTGCTGAGCTGCAGACGGCTGAAGGCTACACACTGCGCTTGACCCCGGAGCATAAGGTTCTGAGGGCGGCAAGCATGACCCGATATGTGCTTCGGACGGAGTGGGTACAGGCGAAACAGCTTGTTCCCGGGGATAAAGTCCTGATCAATGATCATCGGGAGATACCGGCATGGCCTGGAGCGTTGGGGCAGGCTGAGGGGTATTTGATTGGTCTGCTGTTGGGTGATGGGACCTTGAAGCAGGACAAGGCTGTCCTTTCAGCATGGGTTCAGGAAGATGCTGTTAATGGACAGCCAAGGGATCATGTGGCCTGTTCAGGCATTATGCAGGCTGTATTGGAGTATGCCCAGGAGCTGCCTCACAGGTCCGATTTTCAAGGATGGCAAAAGATTGCCGGGCGGAATGAATATCGGCTGAGCCTTGGCTCTTTGAAAAGCATCGCATTAGGGCTGGGCCTGCAGCCTGGACACAAACAGATAACCCCGGCTGTGGAAAAGACTTCTTCTGCATTTTATGCCGGCTTTTTGCGTGGCCTCTTTGATGCCGACGGCTCGGTGCAGGGAGATCAGAACAAAGGAGTGAGCCTTCGTTTGGCCCAGAGCAATGCAGCTACCCTGCAGGCAGTGCAGCGGATGCTTCTCAGGATGGGCATTGCTTCCTGCATATACCGCAACCGGCGTGAAGCCGGCCAAAAGGATATGCCCAACGGCCAAGGCGGCATGAAGTCCTACCGGATTCAAAGCCAGCATGAGCTGATTATAACCGGTGATAATCTAGCTCGGTATGCAGAACGGATAGGATTTCACGATGCGGAAAAAGCCGAAAAATTGCAGACTGCCCTTGCCAGTTACAAGCGGAGACTGAATCGAGAACGGTTTACATGCACGTTTACCGGTTTAGAGGATTGTGGGTGGGAAGATGTTTTCGACGTCCAGGTTCCAAATGGCCACGCCTTTGATGCCAATGGGCTGATCGCGCACAACTGCGGCGAGCAACCGCTTTTGCCGTATGAGGCCTGCAATCTGGGATCCATCAATGTCGATGCCTTTTACTCTGAGACGGCTGAGGACGGAGTGGACTGGAACGGGCTGAAGGAGACCATCCATCTCAGCGTCCGTTTTCTGGACAATGTCATCGACGCCTCCCGCTATCCCCTGCCCCAGATTACGGATATGGTGCACACCAACCGGAAGATCGGCCTGGGGATCATGGGCTGGGCGGATCTGCTGTATCAGCTGCACATACCCTACAACAGCCGCCGGGCCTTGAGCATGGGCGAAAAGCTCATGGATTTTCTGCATCAGGAGTCCCGTTCCGCATCCAAGGTTCTGGCTCAGGAACGGGGGGCGTTTCCCGGGTATCCGGATTCGGTCTTCGCCCAGAAGAATCTGGGACCCTACCGGAACGCGACCACCACGACCATCGCCCCCACCGGGACCCTGTCCATCCTGGCCGGCTGCTCCTCCGGGATCGAACCGCTTTTCGCCCTGAGCTTTTCCCGGCATGTCATGGATGGAGAAACCCTGCTGGAGGTGAACAAGCACTTTGAACAGGCCCTGCGCCAGACGGACTGGTACAGCCAGAGCCTGATGCGCCAGGTGGCGGAAAAGGGAACCATCCGGGACATGGACTATCTTCCTCGGGATCTGCGGGAGGTCTTCGTCACTTCCATGGATTTCGAGCCCATCTGGCATCTGCGGATGCAGGCCGCTTTTCAGAAGTATACGGATAATGCGGTGTCCAAGACGGTCAACCTTCCCCATTCAGCCACTGAAGAGGATATCTCGTCCATTTACTGGGCGGCCTATGAGCTGGGGTGCAAGGGAGTGACCGTTTACCGGGACGGCTGCAAGGCTGAGCAGGTTCTGAGCACCGGGAGCGGCTCGGAAAAGGCGGAGGCCAAGAACGGGGTGCCGGTCCGGGAACGTCCGGACGTGATCTACGGTTTTACCCAGAAAGTGCAGACCGGTCTGGGAGATCTGTATCTCACGGTCAATGAGGTGGACGGCAAGCCGTTTGAGGTCTTTGCCACCATCGGCCGTTCCGGCCGGTCCATTACGGCCAAGGCCGAGGCCATCGGCCGGCTGGTCTCCCTGGCTCTGCGTTCCGGGGTCCATGTCCGGGATGTTGTGGCTCAGCTCAAGGGCATTGGCGGAGAGCATCCAGTGTTCCAGAAAAAAGGGCTGTTGCTGTCCATTCCCGATGCCGTGGCCTGGATTCTGGAGAACAGATACCTGAAAGAAGCCACACCAACGGGTGACGCCGCTCACAGCCTGGTCAAACCGGGTTGTCCGGAATGCGGGCAGGAGCTCATGTTCCAGGAAGGATGCTTTATCTGTCAGGCCTGCGGGTACACCAAATGCGGATAGAGGACAGTAGTTCTTCGACATAGCCTGTGGATTTTTGGAGTTTGCCGTCTCTTCTGTGTGCCCACTTTCGGCCCGGTATTTTCTAAGTCCCGCCAAAGGGGGATCCCTGCCCCCTCCCGGCTACTCACATGCAGGTCACTGCTTTCTGTTTGACCGAGCGTATCATACACGTGAGTGCCGGGTTTCCCCCTTTTGGCGGGACCAAGAAAATGTGCGGGCCTGCCGCTTATGGCACACAGAAGAGACGGCAAACTCTTATGTAGGCAATTCCACTTTCTGTGTCGAAGAGCCAGGATAGTTCCCACCCAGAGCGTGGGAACTATAACCCTGTCTAAAGGAAGAAAAAAATGGTTGAGGAGACAACAGTTCTCGGCATCTGCGGAAGTCCGAGGAAAAAGGCCACGCACAGGGCGGTACAGTGGGCCCTGGAGCAGTTTGAAACCGAACACGGCCTGCACACCGACTTCTTTTCCGTGCGGGGCAAAAGCATCAACTTCTGCATCCACTGCGATGTGTGCGTGAAGAAGAAGCAGGGCTGCGTGCATCAGGACGACCTGCAGGAGCTGTATCCCCTGATGCAAAAGGCGGATATATGGGTCCTGGGCAGTCCGGTCTACCACGGGCACATCAGCGCCCAGCTTAAGGCAGTGCTGGACCGGACCCGGGCCCTGTTGGGCCGGGACCGGCACATGCTGCGCAACAAGCTGGGCATGGGGATCGCCGTGGGCGGGGACCGGAACGGAGGTCAGGAGCAGGTCCTGCACACGGTGATCGATTTCTGCTTGATCAATGAGATGGTGCCGGTCAGCGGCGGGGTATTCGGGTCCAATCTGGGCGGAACCGTGTGGTCCCAGGACAAGGGGGGGGCTGGCATGGATGCGGACCAGGAGGGCCTGAAAAGCATCCGCAAGAGCATCGCCCGGGCGGTCGCCCTGCATCAGAAACTCGGGGCCTAGGCAGGTACTGTCCGGGATCACCCACAGGACAAAAGCATATTCATGGTTCCTACGCTCTGCATTGGCACTCTCCCGGATGCTCCAGGGTCCACAAAGAGACCGCGGGAGCGGTCCAGAAATGCTCCCACGCAGAGCGTGGGAGCGATAAAAAGCATATTCATGGTTCCTACGCAGAGCGTGGGAGCGATAAAAAACAGCACATCTTTTGAAAATCGGAGGGGTTACTCTGTGATCAGCTCCGGAAGATAGGAAATATCCGTCTCCAGCTCCCCCAGCTGGTGCAGGCTGATGAAGCGTTTGCTCACCGAATCGTCCAGGGTGAAGCGGACCTGGACCAAGACAAAAGGCGGGGGCTTAAGGCCCCCGGACCGTTGCCCACTCTCCTCCCGCCCCCATGACGAAACCATCCTGTTCTCTTCCGGATCATAGAAAGCCAGGTGCAGGGATTGTATCCTGGAGCTGAGCAGTACCTGCTCTGGCTGCTGCTCACCGTTTCCTGCCTCGGATACCGTGTTGACCAGCGGGACCTGAGACCGGTGCAGTTCACCGGCCCGGCCGTTTTCCTCCCCGTTCTGCTCCAGCCAGTAAGCCACTTTGTGTATCCGGTTTCCGGGGAAGGTGGCGTTGGCATCCAGGTCGGACCTGGTGCTGAACTCAAGTATCGGAGTCTGGGCAAGGAACAGATCGGAATTTGGGCTGTACCCTGCGAAGGGGACGGGCTGGGTTGCGTTGGAGGCGCTTTCTTGCGAGCCGGTGGCGTTGGCCGGGCTGCGGACCATTGATTCCAGGTCGCGCTGGATTTGGAGCATAACCAGACGCGCTTCCTGGGAAAGCCGACCTTTTTTTTCTATGTTTCCGGCAACATCTGTAACCCGGTTAAAGACCCCGAACAGAGCGGTGAACACAATGGCCGTCACTGTCAGGGCCACCAGGATCTCAATCAGGGTGAAGCCGGAAGCGGAGGGCCGAGGGCCGAGGGCCGAGGGCGAAGGGCCAAGGGCTAAGGGCAGAGGTCGAGAGGAAGAGGGCAGAGAACAGAAAACAGAAGACAGGAGGCATATAGCCGGGGAATGTGCGGGGGATGAACACAGTTTTTGGAGATGCTGGAGTTTCTGTCTCATTGGGTTGTGTCCCTGCCCGGCTCATACATGTATTCGCGCAGGGTGATCCCCTGAGCTTTCCGATCCCCGCCTTTTGGATACGCAGTAACCGTGATTGCGGTCAGCTCCTGGACCCGGGTGGGATCGATCCGAACCTCCCACATGAACCCCGGATAGTGCTCAAACTCCCCTTGACCCTGGACCATGTTGTCCACTCCCAGGATTTTGCTCTGATTCAGCTTGAACTCGGCCAGCATGGCGCAGCGTTCCCGGCTTTGGGTGCTGATGAACACGTCCTGGACGGACAGGGCGTTGTGCAGGACAGCGACCAGGGCAATGGACAAGATGCTCAGACTGACCAAAACCTCGATCAGGGTGAATCCGGAGGAGGAGGGCATGGGGCTAAGGGCTAAGGGCCGAGGGCGAAAGAAAGAAGACAGAGCACAGACTACAGAAGACAGGGGGCGGAAGGCATGGGGCATGCTGTGGGCAGAGAAAAAAGAATATGAGCGGTAAAGGGCTGCTCGAGGGCACGGAACAGGAACAGGCTGGAGAGTGGCCGTATGAGCCGTCCGCGCAGGCCTGTCGGGAGCGAGGATTGCTTTTGTTCTCTGCTGCGGGCCATCCCTCATAGGATCACGGCTCTTGTTCGATTTTCAGTTCCGGGGAAAAGGCCTGGAGCACAAGGGTCTTGGGCCGGCCGCCATCCAGGAGAAAAAAGCGGGAGGGCTGGGCGTATCCGCGAGGGCTGAAGACAATCTGCACCTCCCCGGAGCTGCGCCGTTGCCCGGACCCGACTTGTATCCCCTGGAGGTCAGTCTCACCGGTGAGCAAGGGGTTTTTGTCCGGGCGGCTGTCCCGGCCTGTTCTGTTTTCTGTCCAGTATTTTGCCTTTTCCCCGCTGTCCAGGTCCAGGTGGAGAACGTGGGGCTGCCGGTCCAGCATGGCCTGATGGCGCAGGTCTGTAAACAGAGCGCGCATTCGGCGCAGATCGGACTTGAACCCGTCGGTTCCGAGTCCGCCGCGGATGGAGGCGATGGAGAGCCCCATGGTCAGGGACAGGATGAGAAGCACCACCATGATCTCCATGAGGGTGAAGCCGGGAGAAGAAGCATGGGGCATGGGGCATGGGGCATGGGGACTGGAACCCGCAGAAGAGGATCGGGGAGGATGGGCCATGGTGCTGGGGGCCAAGAAACAGCCCTGCCCTGACCCCTCCCTCCGGGCTGAAGACCGACCGGAGAGAGGGAAATAAGAGAAGAAACCGATCTTCCCTGATATCCAGGGATGCAGATGGAACAGGATGTGTGGGCTCAATTCAGATTCCAGTTTCCGATATCAGCGTTGAATCCGTCCCCTCCCTGCTCTCCGTCCGCACCCAGGGAGAAGAGGTCAAACTCCTCATGTTCTCCGGGATAGATATAGACGTACTCATTGCCCCAGGGATCGTCCGGAATCTGGGATATATATCCGTTTTCCGGATAGTTGCGCGGTGTCTGTCCCACCCCCGGCTTTTCGGCCAGGGCCTTGAGCCCCTGCTCAGTGCTGGGGAAAAAGCCGTTGTTCAGCTTGAACTGCTTCACAGCCATGGCCAGGTTCTCGATCTGCATCTTGGTCTTGACCACCCGGGCCTTGTCCGGCTTGTCGGTCAGCCTGGGCACGATCAGCCCGGCCAAAATGCCCAGGATGACGATGACCACCATGAGCTCGATCAGGGTAAAACCGGCCTTTTTCCTGTCTCCAGTCTGTTGCAAGTTCATCACATCCTCATTCATGCAAAATAGGGTTATAAAAGGTAATTCTTCGAGGTAGCCTGTGGGTTTTTGGAGTTTGCTCGGGAAAGAAACGTACGGTTTCTTTTTCCGTCATTGCCTGGTTCGGCACGTACATTACTTGAAAAAGACCCGAGATTCTTCAGTCGCTGCGCTTCTTCAGAATGACAAGAGGGGGGCATTTGTACCATCCGGCGGGCGGCCATTATTCTTGTCATTCTGAGCGAGTCTGCGAGCGAAGAATCTCTGATCAAAATGGATAAGGTTCTTCGACGTAGCCTGTGGATTTTTGGAGTTTGCCGTTTCTTCTGTGTGCCCACTTTCGGCCCGGTATTTTCTAAGTCCCGCCAAAGGGGGATCCCTGCCCCTCCCGGCTACTCACGTGCAGGTCACTGCTTTCTGTGTCGAAGACCCTTTTCTTTCTTCGGTTTCGTAATCGCTATCGGGATCGATATCCATAAACTGAGGGTTCCTGCTGCACGGAATGACATATTCTTTCGATTTCGATAGCGATCCCGATTTTGATTTGGATTATCCCAACTATTAGCTCATAACAGTTTTTCATACGAAAGCGTATCATACACGTGAGTGCCGGGTGGCGGGACCAAGGAAATGTGCGGGCCTGCCGCTCACGGCACACAGAAGAGACGGCAAACTCTTATGTAGGCAATTCCACTTTCTGGGTCGAAGAGCCATGTATCTGTAATCTTGGTCATCGAATCAGCTGACTCATATCGAAAATCGGCAGCAGCACAGCCAGCACAACAAAGCCGACGATGCCGCCCAGAACCAGAATCATGACCGGCTCCAGCAGGCTGGTCAATGCGGTCAGGCGGTTGGAGACGTAGTTCTCGCTGTTCTGGGCCACTTTCAGGAACATGGCATCCAGCTGTCCGCTTTGTTCTCCCGCGCTGACCAGCTGGACCATGGTCGGGGGGAACAGGGTGCCACGGGCCATGGGCTTGGCCAGGGAGCTGCCTTCGCTGACCTCCTTGATGATCCGGTCCGTGGCCTGTTGGACAAGGGAGTTGGAGACCACATTGCGGACGATCTTCAGGGCCTGGAGCAGGGCGACTTCGTTTTTGAGCAGGGTCCCCAGGGTATGGCAGTACCGGCTGAGGACAATGTGGTGCAGCAGGGACCCAAGCAGGGGCATGCGCAGCAGCCATGCGTCCAGCACGGGCCGCCCCCGGCTGCTGGAGGCCATGCGCTTCAGGGCCAGGCCTGCGGCGGCCAAGAGCAGGGGCACAACCCACCAGTAGGCATGGAAGACCTCGCTGATCTGGATGAGGATGATGGTGGGCAGGGGCAGGGCCTGCTCGAAATCCAGAAAGATCTGGGTCACCTTGGGCACCACGTAGGACATGAGGAAAAAGACGACCCCCAGGCTGACCAGGAGGATGAGGGCCGGGTAGGCCAGGCTGGACTGCAGCTTGCGTTTTAAGGACTCCTGCTGCTCCCCGAAATCGGCCAAACGCTCCAGGACCAGCTCCAGGGTCCCGGAGCTCTCCCCGGCCCGGACCATGGCCGCATAGGTTGGAGGGAATGCCTGGCGCTGCTCTTCCATTGCTGCGGCCAGACTGGATCCCTCGTTGATCCGTTCCCTGATCTGGGCCAGGGTGCGGTACAGTCCGCCTTTCTTGACCTGCTGCAAGACGCTGTCCAGACAGGAGGCCAGGGGGATTCCGGCGGACAGCAGGGTGGCCAGCTGCCGGATGGCCACCACCAAATCCCCGGAGTTGACCCGATTGAACAGCCGGCTCCGCCACCCGGAAAGGGAGGGCGCGGATTGGGCCGGAAGGGGGTCTATCCGCCGGGGATACAGGCCGTCCCGGCGCAGACTGTCCTGGACCATGCGTCCGCTGTCTGCGCTGATGATCCCCTTGTGCTCCTTCCCTTTGCGGTCAAGTGCTATGTATTCATATACAGGCATACATCTTATACCTGGGTGACCCGGAGGACCTCATCGATGCTGGTTTCCCCGGCCAGGACCTTGCGCACTCCGTCCTGGCGCAGGGTGCGCATGCCTTCCTTCACGGCCAGCTGACGGATCTGGTTGGATTCCGAGGTGTGCAGGACCAGGGACTGGATCGCCTCGCTGACCCGCAGAAACTCGAAGATCCCGGTCCGGCCCTTGTATCCGGTCTGCAGGCAGGCCTCGCAGCCCACCGGCTTGAAGAACCGTCCCTCCAGCCCCTTGGCCCCGGGACCGAGCTCTTTGAGTTCCAGCTCGGCCGGCGCATAGGACTGCTTGCAGTTGGGGCACAGGCGGCGGACCAGGCGCTGGGCCAGGATGGCATGCACAGAGGAGGAGACCAGGAAGGGCTCAATGCCCATATCGATGAGCCTGGTAATGGCCCCGGAGGAGTCGTTGGTATGCAGGGTGGAAAAGACCAGGTGGCCGGTGAGGGCGGCCTGGATGGCGATTTCCGCGGTTTCCAGGTCCCGGATCTCCCCGACCAGGATCACGTCCGGGTCCTGGCGGACCATGGAGCGCAGGCCGTTGGCAAAGGTCAGCCCGATCCTGGAGTTGACCTGCATCTGCCCGATGCCGTCCAGCTGGTACTCAATAGGGTCTTCGATGGTCAGGATGTTCTTGTCCGGGGTATTGATTTGGGTCAAGGCCGAATACAGGGTGGTGGTCTTGCCGCTGCCCGTGGGCCCGGTGACCAGGATGATTCCGTGGGAGATACGGATCAGTTTTTCAAAGATGTCCAGGTGTTCCCGGCTCATGCCGATCTCCTGCAGATTCAGGACCCGGACGTCCTTTTCCAGGAGACGGAGGACCAGACGTTCTCCAAAGGCGGTGGGCAGGGAGGAAACCCGCAGGTCCACCTCCCGGTCTCCGATCCGGATATTGATCCGCCCGTCCTGGGGGATGCGTTTTTCGGCGATGTTCAGGCTGGCCAGGATCTTGACTCTGGAGACCACGGCTGGATGCAGCTTTTTGGGCAGGGTCAGGATGTCGTAGAGTACCCCGTCCATGCGGAAGCGGATCTTCAGCTCCTGCTGATAGGGCTCGATATGGATGTCGCTGGCCTTGTAGTGCACGGCCTGGGACAGGATATGGTTGACCAGCTTGATCACCGGGGCCTCGCTGGTCTCATCCAGCAGGTCGGCGCTGATTTCCTCGTCGAATTCGTTGAAAAAGGATTCGCTGTCTTCTGCATCCAGGCCCTGGATGATATGCTCGGCCCCGTTCTGCACATGCCCAAAGGCCCTGTTCACTGCGGACAAAACAGCTTCGCTCGGGGCCAGGACGGAGTCGATGCGCCGGACTTTGAGCAGGATCCTGAGCTGATCCAGGGCCAAAATGTCCAGAGGGTCGCTGAGGACGACAGTGGCTGTGTCCCCTTCAAGGCGCAAGGGGAGCAGGGTATGGGCCTTGAGAAAATGAATGGACAGGTCATTGACCAGACCGGGCTGAATAGCGTCGTCTGCGATGCTGTCCTGAACCGGCAGGTCCAGGACATGGGCGTAGGCCGCCAGGAGATCCTTTTCCGAAGCCCTTTTTTCCTGGAGCAGGAAACGGGTCAGGGTCTGTCCGTTTGTTCTCCCGGTGCGATAGGCAGCGAGGTCCTCGGTTTGAATCACGCCGTGGGAGGTAAGATAGGATTGCAGCGTATAATGCATGATCAGATGGAAAGCTTGCTGGTTCAAGGCTCCAGGTTTGCGGTTAAATTAATAATTTTGTCTATCATTCTTTGGACCGACAGGCGCCGGCCTGGTTTTTTCCCAAATTGGTAAGACCCCGAACTGTCGCTGGAATGATAAGATGCTGAATAAAAATAAGGTCTCAGAGTCACCATCCCAACCACCCCTGCCCCTCCTTGCCAAGGAGGGGAGTTACTAATGGGTGCGAAATGTTCTTTATCCCGCCTATGGCAGGACTCGCGCATGAAGCAAGCGGGAATGTATTTCCCGCGCAGCTGAGTGCAGCGCGCAAAAAGTAAACAACTTTTTGCTCTCATTAATAAGAGAAGCGGTTGTTGTGTGTACGTTTTTTATCCGCAAGTGTCTGCCTTATCGAAAACCGTAATCGTAGATCTAAAGCAAGATCATCCAGTTACGAGTCCCTTCCTTCGCAAGGAGGGGCAGGGGTGGTTGAAAAATGACAACTTCCTTAAATTCTTCCGTCGCTGCGCTCTTTCAGAATGACAAGAGGGGCTATCAGAATTAGCCGGGTCTTTGTATCGCCTAGGGCAATACTCCGAAGGTCTTGTACTCATCGGTCATGGCCTGGATCTGCCCTTCCGGTCCGAAGCGGAAGCGGTTCAGCTCCCGGGACTTGGCGTAGGCGATTGTCTGGGCGTCCTGGGCGGTCTGCACCACCTGGGGGGTGATGAAAACCATCAGGTTGGTCTTGTTCTGCTGATCCTGGGACGACTTGAACAGGTTTCCCAGAACAGGAATGTCCCCAAGCAGCGGGATCTTGGACTGAAAGTCCGAGTTCTTGTTCTCCATAAGCCCGGAAATGACCACTGTCTCTCCGTCCTTGACCGATACAGTGGTCTCCGTGGTCCGCTTGCGGGTGATTGGGGTCTGGCTGCTGAACTCAATGTTGGGGTCGATGCGGCTCACTTCCTGATACAGATTGAGCTTGATCCAGCCCTTGTTGTTGATCAGGGGGGTGACCTTCAGGGCACTCCCA
This window contains:
- a CDS encoding prepilin-type N-terminal cleavage/methylation domain-containing protein; translation: MPSSSGFTLIEVLVSLSILSIALVAVLHNALSVQDVFISTQSRERCAMLAEFKLNQSKILGVDNMVQGQGEFEHYPGFMWEVRIDPTRVQELTAITVTAYPKGGDRKAQGITLREYMYEPGRDTTQ
- the gspE gene encoding type II secretion system ATPase GspE translates to MHYTLQSYLTSHGVIQTEDLAAYRTGRTNGQTLTRFLLQEKRASEKDLLAAYAHVLDLPVQDSIADDAIQPGLVNDLSIHFLKAHTLLPLRLEGDTATVVLSDPLDILALDQLRILLKVRRIDSVLAPSEAVLSAVNRAFGHVQNGAEHIIQGLDAEDSESFFNEFDEEISADLLDETSEAPVIKLVNHILSQAVHYKASDIHIEPYQQELKIRFRMDGVLYDILTLPKKLHPAVVSRVKILASLNIAEKRIPQDGRINIRIGDREVDLRVSSLPTAFGERLVLRLLEKDVRVLNLQEIGMSREHLDIFEKLIRISHGIILVTGPTGSGKTTTLYSALTQINTPDKNILTIEDPIEYQLDGIGQMQVNSRIGLTFANGLRSMVRQDPDVILVGEIRDLETAEIAIQAALTGHLVFSTLHTNDSSGAITRLIDMGIEPFLVSSSVHAILAQRLVRRLCPNCKQSYAPAELELKELGPGAKGLEGRFFKPVGCEACLQTGYKGRTGIFEFLRVSEAIQSLVLHTSESNQIRQLAVKEGMRTLRQDGVRKVLAGETSIDEVLRVTQV
- the gspG gene encoding type II secretion system major pseudopilin GspG — protein: MNLQQTGDRKKAGFTLIELMVVIVILGILAGLIVPRLTDKPDKARVVKTKMQIENLAMAVKQFKLNNGFFPSTEQGLKALAEKPGVGQTPRNYPENGYISQIPDDPWGNEYVYIYPGEHEEFDLFSLGADGEQGGDGFNADIGNWNLN
- a CDS encoding GspH/FimT family pseudopilin, with protein sequence MPHASSPGFTLMEIMVVLLILSLTMGLSIASIRGGLGTDGFKSDLRRMRALFTDLRHQAMLDRQPHVLHLDLDSGEKAKYWTENRTGRDSRPDKNPLLTGETDLQGIQVGSGQRRSSGEVQIVFSPRGYAQPSRFFLLDGGRPKTLVLQAFSPELKIEQEP
- the gspF gene encoding type II secretion system inner membrane protein GspF, which translates into the protein MPVYEYIALDRKGKEHKGIISADSGRMVQDSLRRDGLYPRRIDPLPAQSAPSLSGWRSRLFNRVNSGDLVVAIRQLATLLSAGIPLASCLDSVLQQVKKGGLYRTLAQIRERINEGSSLAAAMEEQRQAFPPTYAAMVRAGESSGTLELVLERLADFGEQQESLKRKLQSSLAYPALILLVSLGVVFFLMSYVVPKVTQIFLDFEQALPLPTIILIQISEVFHAYWWVVPLLLAAAGLALKRMASSSRGRPVLDAWLLRMPLLGSLLHHIVLSRYCHTLGTLLKNEVALLQALKIVRNVVSNSLVQQATDRIIKEVSEGSSLAKPMARGTLFPPTMVQLVSAGEQSGQLDAMFLKVAQNSENYVSNRLTALTSLLEPVMILVLGGIVGFVVLAVLLPIFDMSQLIR
- a CDS encoding PulJ/GspJ family protein; translated protein: MRQKLQHLQKLCSSPAHSPAICLLSSVFCSLPSSSRPLPLALGPSPSALGPRPSASGFTLIEILVALTVTAIVFTALFGVFNRVTDVAGNIEKKGRLSQEARLVMLQIQRDLESMVRSPANATGSQESASNATQPVPFAGYSPNSDLFLAQTPILEFSTRSDLDANATFPGNRIHKVAYWLEQNGEENGRAGELHRSQVPLVNTVSEAGNGEQQPEQVLLSSRIQSLHLAFYDPEENRMVSSWGREESGQRSGGLKPPPFVLVQVRFTLDDSVSKRFISLHQLGELETDISYLPELITE